From Stenotrophomonas nitritireducens, the proteins below share one genomic window:
- the dusA gene encoding tRNA dihydrouridine(20/20a) synthase DusA encodes MSLLSATPDTRYADSLRLSVAPMMDWTDRHCRVFHRLLAPGARLYTEMVHANAVIHGDRERLIGFNPVEQPLALQLGGSDPAALAQAARIAADWGYDEVNLNCGCPSDRVQAGRFGACLMREPELVADCVAAMVAAVDIPITVKCRLGVDEDKDYEVFAGFVDRQAQAGAAMVVVHARNAWLKGLSPKENREIPPLRYEWAYQLKRERPQLPVVINGGIATVEAAQQHMQHLDGVMLGRAAYHDPYVLHALDCAQTGQPLRGREELLLALRPYVEAQLDAGLALKHITRHLLGLFHGQPGGRGFRQVLSEGAHRPGAGWALLEQALQVTRSHAARVA; translated from the coding sequence ATGTCCCTGCTTTCCGCCACGCCCGACACCCGCTACGCCGACTCCCTGCGCCTGTCCGTTGCCCCGATGATGGATTGGACCGACAGGCATTGCCGGGTTTTCCACCGGCTGCTGGCGCCGGGTGCGCGGCTTTACACCGAGATGGTGCATGCCAATGCGGTGATTCATGGCGACCGCGAGCGGCTGATCGGTTTCAATCCGGTGGAACAGCCGCTGGCGCTGCAGCTCGGTGGCAGCGACCCGGCCGCGCTGGCGCAGGCCGCGCGGATTGCCGCCGATTGGGGCTATGACGAGGTCAACCTCAACTGCGGCTGCCCCTCGGACCGGGTCCAGGCCGGGCGCTTTGGCGCCTGCCTGATGCGCGAGCCTGAACTGGTGGCCGACTGCGTCGCGGCGATGGTGGCGGCGGTGGATATCCCGATCACGGTGAAATGCCGCCTGGGCGTGGACGAGGACAAGGACTACGAGGTGTTTGCCGGCTTTGTGGATCGTCAGGCCCAGGCCGGTGCCGCGATGGTGGTGGTGCACGCCCGCAATGCCTGGCTCAAGGGGCTCTCGCCCAAGGAGAACCGCGAGATCCCGCCGCTGCGCTATGAATGGGCCTACCAGCTCAAGCGCGAGCGCCCGCAGCTGCCGGTGGTGATCAACGGTGGCATCGCCACGGTCGAGGCCGCCCAGCAGCATATGCAGCACCTGGACGGAGTGATGCTTGGCCGCGCCGCCTACCACGACCCCTACGTGCTGCACGCGCTGGACTGTGCCCAGACCGGCCAGCCATTGCGCGGGCGCGAGGAACTGCTGCTGGCGCTGCGCCCGTACGTGGAGGCACAGCTGGACGCCGGGCTGGCCTTGAAGCACATCACCCGTCACCTGCTTGGCCTGTTCCACGGGCAACCCGGTGGGCGTGGCTTCCGCCAGGTGCTCAGCGAGGGCGCGCACCGGCCCGGCGCCGGCTGGGCGTTGCTGGAGCAGGCACTGCAGGTCACCCGCAGCCACGCCGCGCGGGTGGCCTGA